A single genomic interval of Chloroflexota bacterium harbors:
- a CDS encoding CHASE domain-containing protein gives MGLPSLAIRPYLPTLAVLVTGLLVVTCAFFWFRGQEEINQAAEFDRQAIVLHASVERGIQSSLQPVLSIAALWNAVPSVERAQFHAFVRSFLQEAPEIQALEWAPRISDSARASAELKAQRDGYPDFRISDRGSDGQLIPAAERLEYFPVYYIEPWVGNHVALGFDLASEPIRRAVLEQARDSGIPKATAGITLVQETGTQAGFLYFVPVYAAGFPHDTVEERRESLVGFALGVYRIGNLVDIALRGIDRTDAILDVYDVTIPESPTLLYSQTQQPNAPAVLPTVENRGEVSLLGHTDTFDVGGRRWALVSVPSARYLAAHRVRVSWAILAAGLAIVFFGASAIFVRSRSAYQLERVNAALHEANSSLTQANRKTELLLNTAGEGIFGVSRDGKVIFVNEAAANLLGTTSSGLLGRVRPDFTLPGWPEARSSPDNALYRVLEDSVGDELLNSTFWRFDGTAFPVQFVTRPTREQGELIGATITFSDITRRKQAEEAEQRAIRVQGQLEGVRYAARELAHSLNNALSLPTAVVDLVKSESTISSSLRDMACRAATRLELARDCVRQLQQVVRVETKDTVVGTALDVEQSAKAPASGASPAQVPDPTLEAQDPQNQSSRIAR, from the coding sequence GTGGGGCTGCCGTCGCTCGCGATTCGGCCCTATCTCCCGACTTTGGCGGTCCTGGTCACGGGACTGCTCGTGGTCACGTGTGCGTTTTTCTGGTTTCGCGGCCAGGAGGAGATCAATCAGGCCGCGGAATTCGATCGACAGGCCATCGTCCTCCACGCCTCCGTCGAGCGCGGGATTCAGAGCAGCCTGCAGCCGGTGCTCTCGATCGCGGCCCTGTGGAATGCCGTGCCATCGGTCGAACGCGCGCAATTCCACGCGTTTGTGCGGTCGTTCCTGCAAGAAGCGCCTGAGATTCAAGCGCTGGAGTGGGCTCCGCGGATTTCCGATTCTGCCAGAGCCAGTGCCGAGCTCAAGGCGCAGCGAGACGGGTATCCGGACTTCCGCATTAGCGACCGAGGGTCCGACGGGCAACTGATCCCGGCGGCCGAACGCTTGGAGTATTTCCCGGTGTACTACATCGAGCCGTGGGTGGGAAACCATGTGGCCCTCGGATTCGATCTTGCATCCGAGCCGATCCGTCGGGCGGTTCTCGAGCAAGCTCGCGACTCGGGAATACCGAAGGCCACGGCCGGCATCACCCTTGTTCAGGAAACTGGCACGCAGGCGGGGTTCCTGTACTTCGTTCCCGTGTACGCAGCAGGGTTCCCGCATGACACCGTGGAGGAGCGACGGGAAAGCCTCGTAGGTTTCGCCCTGGGCGTGTACCGGATTGGCAACCTGGTCGACATCGCTCTCCGCGGTATCGATCGAACCGATGCGATCCTTGACGTCTACGACGTCACGATCCCAGAGAGCCCGACGCTTCTGTATTCGCAGACGCAACAACCGAACGCGCCGGCTGTCCTTCCCACGGTCGAAAACCGCGGCGAAGTATCACTGCTCGGCCACACCGACACCTTCGACGTGGGAGGCCGCCGCTGGGCGCTCGTCTCGGTGCCCTCTGCACGGTATCTGGCCGCGCACCGCGTTCGGGTGTCCTGGGCGATTCTGGCCGCCGGGCTGGCCATCGTCTTCTTCGGAGCGTCCGCCATATTTGTCCGGAGTCGGAGCGCATACCAGCTCGAGCGCGTAAATGCCGCCCTCCACGAGGCCAATTCTTCGCTCACGCAAGCGAACCGGAAGACAGAGCTGCTTCTGAACACCGCGGGAGAAGGAATCTTCGGCGTAAGCCGAGACGGCAAGGTGATTTTCGTGAACGAGGCGGCTGCGAACCTCCTGGGCACAACAAGTTCTGGGCTGCTCGGACGAGTACGTCCCGACTTCACCCTCCCCGGCTGGCCAGAGGCGCGCTCATCGCCCGATAACGCCCTGTACCGAGTGCTCGAAGACTCCGTCGGTGACGAGCTCTTGAACAGCACATTCTGGCGCTTCGATGGGACCGCGTTTCCCGTCCAGTTCGTGACTCGGCCGACCCGGGAGCAGGGTGAGCTGATCGGGGCAACGATCACCTTCAGCGACATTACCCGACGGAAACAGGCCGAAGAAGCAGAGCAGCGTGCGATCCGCGTTCAAGGACAATTGGAGGGGGTGCGGTACGCAGCCCGGGAGCTTGCCCACAGTCTGAACAATGCCCTCTCGTTGCCTACCGCCGTCGTCGATCTGGTGAAGAGCGAATCGACGATCTCTTCATCGCTGCGCGACATGGCGTGCAGGGCGGCCACTCGTCTGGAATTGGCGCGCGACTGCGTGCGCCAGCTTCAGCAGGTTGTGCGAGTTGAGACCAAGGACACGGTGGTGGGAACCGCCCTCGACGTCGAGCAATCGGCCAAGGCTCCCGCCAGTGGGGCTAGCCCGGCGCAGGTCCCTGACCCAACGCTGGAGGCGCAAGATCCTCAGAACCAATCAT